The following are from one region of the Paenibacillus sp. KS-LC4 genome:
- a CDS encoding sugar ABC transporter permease encodes MKIGVFKPWLFVFPALFIYTVVIFIPTLYTLYLSFFNWNGVAKEKTFVGLSNYTDLLLHDSVFPRAVANNLLWTLGSLTIIMGLGLMLAILLNQKLKGRIVFRGIFYFPYVLSGVIVATIWTWMYNPTQGFFNKVFELIGLGSWAQAWLAEPKFALYAVFVAAVWNGVGQPMVLFLAGLQTIPQDPYEAATIDGAKPWQMFCFITVPLLRETFVIVVAITMVAAMKVYDLIYAMTAGGPAESTHVLASWMYIQTFKFANIGIGSAISMFLVFITLVIIIPYVYYTTKKSHL; translated from the coding sequence TTGAAAATCGGCGTATTTAAGCCTTGGCTGTTTGTATTTCCCGCTCTTTTCATTTATACAGTCGTTATCTTTATCCCGACGCTCTACACCCTGTATCTCAGCTTCTTTAACTGGAATGGCGTTGCGAAGGAGAAAACCTTTGTCGGCTTAAGCAATTACACCGATCTGCTGCTGCACGACTCCGTCTTTCCAAGAGCGGTCGCCAACAATCTGTTGTGGACGCTCGGCTCTCTGACGATCATTATGGGCTTGGGCCTGATGCTGGCGATTTTATTGAATCAGAAGCTGAAGGGCCGCATCGTGTTTCGGGGCATTTTTTATTTCCCATACGTATTGTCCGGGGTCATCGTTGCAACGATTTGGACCTGGATGTACAACCCCACGCAAGGTTTCTTCAATAAAGTGTTTGAGCTAATTGGACTGGGCAGTTGGGCGCAGGCTTGGCTGGCGGAGCCTAAATTTGCCCTCTATGCCGTGTTTGTGGCTGCGGTGTGGAATGGCGTTGGTCAACCGATGGTGCTGTTTCTTGCCGGACTGCAGACGATTCCACAAGACCCTTATGAAGCGGCAACGATTGACGGCGCCAAGCCGTGGCAAATGTTCTGCTTTATTACCGTTCCTCTGCTGCGGGAAACGTTCGTTATTGTCGTTGCCATCACTATGGTAGCCGCCATGAAGGTATACGATTTAATTTACGCGATGACAGCCGGAGGCCCCGCGGAAAGCACCCATGTGCTCGCTTCCTGGATGTATATCCAGACGTTCAAATTCGCCAACATTGGTATAGGCTCAGCGATTTCCATGTTCTTGGTTTTCATTACGCTGGTCATCATTATCCCTTATGTTTATTACACAACTAAAAAATCGCATTTGTAA
- a CDS encoding DUF5605 domain-containing protein, with protein sequence MTLIRTEPFETEQWNRFELRIEGPQEGNPYKEIALSAQFQFGHRSIQVDGFYDGDGQYVIRFMPDCIGSWSFTTSSSTAQLDGLTGTLICTAPTSADNHGPVKVDQMYHFSYADGTPFYPVGTTAYVWNHQGEQLEQQTLRSLSQAPFNKIRMCVFPKHYDYNASEPEHFAFAGSLQEGFDWETFNPDFWRRLESQLEQLQALGIEADLILFHPYDRWGFSRMSAESDDYYLRYAIARLASFRNIWWSLANEYDLMFEKKMTDWDRFFRILQEHDPYQHLRSIHNWHNPEIHYRSNLHWYDHGKPWVTHASIQHADLNFVTEWRELYRKPIVIDECRYEGNLNHGWGNITAERMVECFWEGMAQGGYVTHGETYVHADDIIWWSHGGELHGRSAERIAFLRRMMEEGPRLDTSRINFKWDAFAGCVEGEYYLIYLGTSRPAFRSLTLPEGAAFRIDLIDTWEMSISPLEGEFTGECSVPLPGIPYQALRIRKI encoded by the coding sequence ATGACTCTCATAAGGACAGAGCCTTTCGAGACAGAGCAGTGGAATCGCTTTGAGCTTCGCATAGAAGGGCCGCAGGAAGGAAATCCCTATAAGGAAATTGCGCTGAGCGCTCAATTCCAATTCGGGCATAGAAGCATTCAGGTTGACGGCTTCTATGATGGCGATGGACAATACGTCATTCGCTTCATGCCGGACTGTATAGGCTCATGGTCCTTCACGACGAGCAGCAGCACGGCGCAGCTGGATGGCTTGACAGGAACGCTTATCTGCACCGCTCCCACGTCAGCCGATAATCATGGGCCTGTGAAAGTGGATCAAATGTATCATTTCAGCTATGCCGATGGCACGCCCTTCTATCCGGTTGGAACGACCGCTTATGTATGGAACCATCAGGGGGAGCAGCTTGAACAGCAAACGCTGCGCTCGCTGAGCCAAGCGCCGTTCAATAAAATTAGAATGTGCGTATTCCCGAAGCATTATGATTATAACGCGAGCGAGCCTGAACATTTTGCTTTTGCAGGCTCCTTGCAGGAGGGCTTTGATTGGGAGACTTTTAATCCCGATTTCTGGCGCCGTCTGGAATCCCAGCTGGAGCAATTGCAGGCTCTAGGCATTGAAGCGGATTTGATTTTGTTCCATCCCTATGACCGCTGGGGCTTCTCGCGCATGTCCGCTGAATCCGACGATTATTATTTGCGCTATGCAATAGCGCGGCTCGCCTCCTTCCGCAACATATGGTGGTCGCTTGCCAATGAATACGACCTCATGTTCGAGAAGAAGATGACGGATTGGGATCGGTTTTTCCGCATCCTTCAGGAGCATGATCCTTATCAGCATCTTCGCTCCATTCATAACTGGCACAATCCAGAAATCCACTATAGAAGCAATCTGCACTGGTATGACCATGGCAAGCCTTGGGTCACACATGCCAGCATTCAGCATGCCGACTTGAATTTTGTAACAGAATGGCGCGAGCTTTACCGCAAGCCGATTGTCATTGATGAATGCCGCTATGAAGGCAATCTGAATCACGGCTGGGGCAATATTACCGCGGAGCGCATGGTCGAATGCTTCTGGGAAGGGATGGCCCAAGGCGGCTATGTCACTCATGGCGAGACGTATGTCCACGCAGACGATATTATTTGGTGGTCGCATGGAGGAGAGCTGCATGGACGCAGCGCGGAGCGCATTGCATTTCTGCGCCGGATGATGGAGGAAGGGCCACGACTCGATACGAGCCGCATTAATTTCAAATGGGATGCTTTTGCCGGATGCGTGGAAGGCGAATATTATTTGATTTATTTGGGCACCAGCCGCCCTGCGTTCCGCAGCTTAACGCTCCCGGAAGGCGCAGCATTCCGCATTGATTTAATTGATACTTGGGAGATGTCCATATCGCCGCTAGAGGGAGAATTTACGGGAGAATGCAGCGTTCCGCTGCCCGGCATTCCTTATCAAGCGCTGCGTATCCGCAAAATTTAA
- a CDS encoding histidine kinase, producing MMKAIAGKVWGLLSYWRELVARRLVNKLILLFTGVIVLVVASLNFISYQMLEKEAVGNSINSTTNNLLLVGRNLEDYLKGIEQISLPQIGYDEITYAIMHESEDYSSKMYVENYLRNLFYSRNDLEAIYLYVVEKQKYYAITRENYNITVRTGTNAVIAEQPWYAKAMADPSNQAYQSLSGPGAEADFGYSAEIQQASFMAYHRVMRSIKTRKPQAVLSFYYNASVKDEIVKDIPFSEGQHLLYVSPDNEPFELDDEAFYTELRDAGVLQTLGGGEGMAGQARASSEPFTWVTGEQKYLIIYNVAEKSGWKLIKPIPYSQIYEAATKTRNLNYAIGLLFLLLAVVLVSLMSSAITKPLKKLSRQMSRFSAGSFDAEAEVKGRDEIAYLSRHFNLMVRRTNELINERYKMKLAENHAILKALEAEINPHFLYNALQAISTKALKHQTYDVADMIDALALTFRYCISGKDIVFAREELKHIERYMGLQTARFGARLQVVYEWEEALMELEIPKLSVQTLVENAIKHGLEKVTSPVTIGIKASLHEDGTALIAVQDDGPGFTQGRLEQVAASLRRDWGQRESDNIGLVNLYTRLKLLYGEEAELLIKSDQAGTELAMRLPRRGGNGL from the coding sequence ATGATGAAAGCGATTGCGGGCAAGGTATGGGGGCTGCTTTCTTATTGGCGGGAGCTGGTTGCCAGAAGGCTGGTCAATAAGCTGATTTTACTGTTTACGGGCGTCATTGTGCTCGTTGTGGCTTCGCTTAATTTTATCTCCTACCAGATGCTTGAGAAGGAAGCGGTCGGCAACAGCATCAACAGTACGACAAATAACCTGCTGCTCGTTGGCCGCAATTTAGAGGATTATTTAAAGGGCATCGAGCAAATTTCCTTGCCGCAAATCGGCTACGATGAAATTACCTATGCCATTATGCACGAGTCAGAGGACTATTCCTCCAAAATGTATGTTGAAAATTATTTGCGCAATTTGTTTTATTCCCGCAACGACTTGGAGGCTATCTACTTGTATGTCGTCGAGAAGCAGAAGTATTACGCGATAACGAGAGAAAATTACAATATAACGGTGCGGACGGGAACGAACGCCGTCATTGCAGAGCAGCCTTGGTATGCCAAGGCGATGGCTGACCCGAGTAATCAAGCGTATCAGTCGCTGTCGGGGCCAGGTGCGGAGGCGGATTTCGGCTATTCTGCCGAAATTCAGCAGGCCAGCTTTATGGCGTATCACCGGGTTATGCGTTCGATTAAGACGCGCAAGCCGCAGGCGGTGCTTTCCTTTTATTACAACGCTTCAGTCAAGGACGAAATTGTGAAGGATATACCGTTTAGCGAAGGCCAGCATTTGCTGTATGTCAGCCCGGATAATGAGCCTTTTGAGCTGGATGATGAAGCGTTCTACACGGAGCTGCGGGACGCAGGTGTGCTGCAAACGCTAGGTGGAGGAGAGGGGATGGCCGGACAGGCTAGGGCCTCCAGTGAGCCATTTACTTGGGTGACGGGGGAGCAGAAATATTTAATTATTTACAACGTGGCGGAGAAAAGCGGCTGGAAGCTGATTAAGCCGATTCCTTATTCGCAAATTTACGAGGCTGCGACGAAGACGCGCAACCTGAACTATGCCATTGGCTTGCTGTTTTTGCTGCTCGCCGTCGTGCTCGTCAGCTTGATGTCGAGCGCTATCACAAAGCCGCTCAAGAAATTATCCCGCCAAATGAGCCGCTTCAGCGCAGGCAGCTTTGATGCGGAGGCCGAGGTGAAGGGCCGCGATGAAATTGCTTATTTATCGCGCCATTTCAACCTGATGGTCAGGCGGACGAATGAGCTGATTAATGAGCGCTACAAGATGAAGCTGGCGGAAAACCATGCGATTTTAAAGGCGCTGGAGGCGGAGATCAATCCGCATTTTCTGTATAATGCGCTGCAAGCGATCTCCACGAAAGCGCTCAAGCATCAAACGTATGATGTCGCGGATATGATTGATGCGCTGGCGCTGACGTTCCGCTATTGCATTAGCGGGAAGGATATTGTGTTTGCACGCGAGGAGCTGAAGCATATTGAGCGTTATATGGGGCTGCAAACGGCGCGGTTCGGCGCTAGATTGCAGGTCGTCTATGAATGGGAGGAAGCGCTGATGGAGCTTGAGATTCCGAAGCTTTCGGTGCAGACGCTGGTCGAGAACGCGATTAAGCATGGGCTGGAGAAGGTAACAAGCCCCGTCACTATTGGCATTAAGGCGTCGCTTCATGAGGACGGAACAGCTCTGATCGCTGTTCAGGATGACGGGCCGGGCTTTACGCAAGGCAGGCTGGAGCAGGTGGCGGCTTCGCTGCGGCGCGATTGGGGCCAGCGGGAAAGCGACAACATTGGACTCGTCAACCTTTACACGAGGCTTAAGCTGCTGTATGGGGAAGAGGCTGAGCTGCTTATTAAGAGCGATCAAGCGGGGACGGAGCTGGCGATGCGGCTGCCCCGGCGAGGAGGGAACGGTTTATGA
- a CDS encoding sensor histidine kinase, producing MRRWRNARYQTKLLILFFLLSCIPAFIIGAVGSTKSSSTLEAQTTQDLKVILAQFNASIERQISDFDRFSMLPYFMPEVFAFLNKPAISPEQWGTEEINAQKTMARLMSAYPSINSSIKGLMVYGMNGSINGYRIDGDSPLNGAYDAKDEDWYKEVMAGKGHFTVTGIQNIQQFKSNSFEAIIGARLLMDEDYKPLAVTAMFISPRFISNLVRSLELPNAQVTVVDRDGNLIYASNRMLAAELQKHTSQNKQQDEWEISIDEQAGSKTFSGVSLKSNYLEWQIYMGVDKDAMLQSSRSIQSFTLFIIIFVAVLAAVASLLIARGFSQPISRLISSMRKVEKGQFFTPEAHGRSDEIGQLESSYGRMVIRLEELIQSIEEKERQKRHAELYALRARIQPHFLYNTLNSIRMLAVLQQSGQIAKLIQSLNKLLHANMKLDSELVTFEEEIRLLRDYATLMDLRYTNVFEMEWLIPPELNQAAIPPMLLQPLLENAIFHGAKGLERKLHITLAARLDSKDSRLLVIELRDDGSGFDSHALELLKRPQSDTGAQNIGLRNVQDRIRLRFGEEYGLFFERTDTQTIVTVRMPYRILEKEEIADVEFARR from the coding sequence TTGCGACGCTGGAGAAACGCACGTTATCAGACTAAGCTGCTCATTTTATTTTTTCTGCTCAGCTGTATTCCCGCTTTCATTATAGGAGCTGTCGGCTCAACGAAGTCTTCGAGTACGTTGGAGGCACAGACAACGCAGGACTTGAAGGTCATACTGGCGCAGTTCAACGCTTCGATTGAACGGCAAATTAGCGACTTTGACCGTTTCAGCATGCTGCCTTATTTTATGCCGGAGGTGTTTGCCTTTCTGAACAAGCCTGCAATCTCGCCTGAACAGTGGGGCACGGAGGAAATTAACGCCCAGAAAACGATGGCACGGCTGATGAGCGCATATCCCTCCATTAATTCCTCCATTAAAGGCTTGATGGTTTACGGCATGAACGGATCGATTAATGGCTACCGCATAGATGGGGACAGCCCCCTTAATGGAGCCTATGACGCCAAGGATGAGGACTGGTATAAAGAGGTGATGGCGGGTAAGGGCCATTTCACCGTGACCGGCATTCAGAACATTCAGCAGTTTAAAAGCAATTCTTTCGAAGCCATCATTGGAGCTCGGCTGTTGATGGACGAGGACTACAAGCCGCTGGCCGTCACGGCGATGTTCATCTCCCCGCGCTTTATCTCGAATCTTGTACGTTCGTTAGAGCTGCCTAATGCGCAAGTAACCGTCGTAGATAGAGACGGCAATTTAATTTATGCCTCGAATCGGATGCTTGCAGCCGAGCTTCAGAAGCACACAAGCCAAAATAAGCAGCAGGACGAATGGGAAATTTCCATCGACGAGCAAGCTGGAAGCAAAACCTTTAGCGGCGTTTCCTTGAAAAGCAATTATTTGGAATGGCAAATTTATATGGGTGTGGATAAGGATGCCATGCTGCAAAGCAGCCGCTCCATTCAGAGCTTCACTCTCTTCATTATTATTTTTGTTGCTGTACTGGCGGCCGTTGCCTCCCTCCTAATCGCGCGAGGGTTTTCCCAGCCTATCTCCAGGCTTATAAGCTCCATGCGCAAAGTAGAAAAAGGGCAGTTTTTCACGCCCGAGGCGCATGGTCGCTCCGATGAAATCGGGCAGTTGGAAAGCAGCTATGGCCGAATGGTTATTCGGCTGGAGGAGCTCATTCAATCCATCGAGGAGAAGGAGCGACAAAAGCGGCATGCCGAGCTATACGCGCTGCGGGCGCGTATTCAGCCCCATTTTTTATACAATACGCTCAACTCTATTCGCATGCTGGCCGTTCTCCAGCAATCCGGGCAAATCGCCAAGCTGATTCAATCGCTGAATAAGCTGCTCCATGCGAATATGAAGCTCGACAGCGAGCTCGTTACGTTTGAGGAGGAAATTCGGCTGCTGCGCGACTATGCGACGTTAATGGATTTACGCTATACGAATGTATTTGAAATGGAGTGGCTTATTCCGCCCGAGCTGAATCAGGCAGCCATCCCGCCCATGCTGCTCCAGCCACTGCTGGAAAATGCGATTTTTCACGGGGCCAAGGGGCTGGAGAGAAAGCTGCATATTACGCTCGCAGCCCGCCTTGATTCAAAGGATAGCCGCCTGCTGGTCATTGAGCTGCGGGATGATGGGAGCGGGTTCGACAGCCATGCCTTAGAGCTGCTGAAGCGGCCGCAAAGCGATACTGGAGCGCAAAATATTGGACTGCGCAATGTGCAGGATCGCATTCGGCTGCGTTTTGGCGAGGAATATGGCTTATTCTTTGAGCGTACGGACACCCAGACGATTGTAACGGTCAGAATGCCCTATCGGATATTGGAGAAGGAGGAGATTGCGGATGTGGAATTTGCTCGTCGTTGA
- a CDS encoding extracellular solute-binding protein translates to MTKRWQALVSLLIIALIAAGCSSSNGTNSEAGSTNGTSSTGSAKKTIVSVWALPEHTWMDGAAADFNAANSDIQIEVSKYAVDPLKEALKVAANSGTLPNMWFTWGGSLGSFYAENGLTADLTQISKDHNWSTLYNQAAIDMGTYNGKVSGIPYHLNAVDTWYSKVAYDKVKLTAPPTTFEEFEAHLQTLKDGGITPLSLGGKNGWHVMRLTEQLLEHFAGPELHDKLNSLTASWNDPAVVQTFAKLKEYNDKGYFPKGYVALDPTEAVNLFYPGTTAIDFEGTWLDGNIATAGFNVNDFDVFKFPTSRSSVFAEMFQVSADLDQATLAATIKVGEYLTSAEVVNKYIDTYGAPAALNVNYSDNTPHLKPLLDMASKGSFLITDQALPQEVAQKLFEAQDKVALNEWTPEQAAEGIEKAAADYKAKNKKD, encoded by the coding sequence ATGACAAAAAGATGGCAAGCTCTTGTTAGTTTACTCATCATCGCGCTTATTGCAGCTGGCTGCTCTTCCAGCAACGGCACAAATTCAGAGGCTGGCAGCACTAACGGTACAAGCAGCACTGGCAGTGCAAAGAAAACCATCGTATCGGTATGGGCTTTGCCGGAGCATACGTGGATGGATGGCGCCGCCGCCGATTTTAACGCGGCTAACTCTGACATTCAAATCGAGGTTAGCAAATATGCTGTAGATCCACTGAAGGAGGCGCTAAAGGTAGCGGCCAATTCAGGTACGCTGCCTAACATGTGGTTTACATGGGGCGGCTCTCTAGGCTCCTTTTATGCCGAAAATGGACTTACAGCCGACCTGACTCAAATTTCCAAGGATCACAATTGGTCCACTCTTTACAATCAAGCAGCTATTGATATGGGAACCTATAACGGTAAAGTTTCCGGTATCCCGTATCACTTAAACGCCGTCGATACCTGGTACTCCAAAGTAGCCTATGACAAGGTCAAGCTTACCGCTCCCCCTACCACCTTTGAGGAGTTTGAAGCACATCTGCAGACGCTAAAGGATGGCGGCATTACACCGCTTTCGCTTGGCGGGAAAAATGGCTGGCATGTGATGCGTTTAACGGAGCAACTGCTAGAGCATTTTGCAGGACCCGAGCTGCATGACAAGCTGAACAGCCTGACGGCCTCTTGGAATGATCCGGCTGTTGTTCAAACGTTCGCAAAGCTCAAGGAATATAACGATAAAGGCTATTTCCCTAAAGGCTACGTCGCTCTTGATCCAACGGAAGCCGTCAATCTCTTCTATCCGGGCACTACGGCAATAGACTTTGAAGGAACATGGCTGGATGGCAATATTGCTACAGCCGGGTTTAACGTCAATGACTTTGATGTGTTCAAGTTCCCTACCAGCCGTTCATCGGTATTTGCCGAAATGTTCCAAGTCAGCGCTGACCTTGATCAAGCGACGCTTGCGGCCACCATTAAAGTAGGTGAATATTTGACTAGCGCTGAAGTGGTCAATAAATACATTGACACTTATGGCGCACCCGCTGCTCTTAATGTCAACTATTCGGACAATACGCCTCACCTGAAGCCGCTGCTCGATATGGCCTCAAAGGGCAGCTTCCTCATTACCGACCAAGCGCTTCCGCAAGAGGTTGCCCAGAAGCTATTTGAGGCACAGGACAAGGTTGCGCTTAATGAATGGACGCCTGAGCAGGCTGCTGAAGGCATTGAGAAGGCCGCTGCTGACTATAAGGCTAAAAATAAAAAGGACTAG
- a CDS encoding sugar ABC transporter permease yields MFKALGKKWGEKLEFTLFSLPVLICIAIAFYIPFAMTIRYSLTKWNGISKHPKFIGLDNFKQIFLNDANFTSSAWFTIKYAVLYIVLVNVLAIGLAVLLDMKLRTTTWLRAAFFIPYILSLVIVGFIWKFIFMQGFESLGESTGWGIFDLSWLGTPGLAFVSILLVSIWQSIGFYLVIYIAGLQSVPGDLKEAATVDGAGPLRTFFNITLPLLAPSITIAVFMALTNSIKVFDVILSLTGGGPGGSTYSIAYDIYRDTFQNNLYGYGTAKALILFVAVLFVTIIQLTLFKRREVEA; encoded by the coding sequence ATGTTCAAAGCATTAGGTAAAAAGTGGGGCGAAAAGCTGGAATTCACCTTGTTCAGCCTGCCTGTACTGATTTGTATTGCCATTGCCTTTTATATTCCTTTTGCCATGACCATCCGTTATTCCTTGACCAAATGGAACGGTATTTCCAAGCATCCAAAATTTATTGGGCTCGATAACTTCAAGCAAATTTTTCTGAATGATGCGAATTTCACCAGCTCGGCGTGGTTTACGATTAAATACGCGGTGCTCTACATCGTGCTTGTCAATGTGCTGGCGATTGGGCTTGCGGTGCTGCTCGACATGAAGCTTCGCACGACGACTTGGCTGCGCGCCGCCTTCTTTATTCCGTACATTCTGAGCCTCGTCATCGTCGGCTTTATCTGGAAGTTTATTTTCATGCAGGGCTTTGAATCACTGGGAGAAAGTACGGGCTGGGGGATTTTTGACTTAAGCTGGCTCGGTACGCCAGGGCTTGCCTTTGTTTCGATCCTGCTCGTGTCGATTTGGCAATCCATTGGCTTCTACCTCGTTATTTATATCGCCGGGCTGCAATCGGTACCGGGAGATTTGAAGGAGGCCGCAACAGTAGACGGAGCAGGGCCGCTTCGCACCTTTTTCAACATTACGCTGCCCCTGCTCGCCCCTTCCATTACGATTGCCGTCTTCATGGCGCTGACGAATTCAATCAAGGTGTTCGATGTGATTTTGTCGCTGACGGGCGGCGGGCCGGGCGGCTCGACCTACAGCATCGCCTATGACATTTACCGCGATACGTTCCAGAACAATCTGTATGGCTATGGTACGGCGAAGGCACTCATTTTGTTCGTTGCCGTGCTGTTCGTTACAATCATTCAATTAACGCTGTTCAAGCGCCGGGAGGTAGAAGCCTAA
- a CDS encoding helix-turn-helix domain-containing protein: MWNLLVVEDESIARLGLRYMVDWEKYGVHWQAEASNGEEALLAMETAQPIHIILSDIRMPGMDGLAFAKKALERYPDVQIIFISSYDNFNYAKEALRLGAVDYLHKPTMDEEEIGASLLKAAAKLAQTTAPQPAYTEEEKNQYLLSLLDEYTFPEQPLLAELESAAYETGFRLTVFRKRDDAAAMQDTGHFRFRSIQHLIAEFVMKEWGGLVFHRNYREVIWLCPQAAHLNGAIPAQGHGEQGDAHKDDKKCPAELNKLLEMVRQKTLELLNVAIICSVSSRYSTLQELPKAYMETLLQLPLNEQSDNFIVRKSKAFIDQHLLEDLTLVKVATAIHVSPSYLSRIFQKEIGESFSDYVIRHKIEHAQQLLRTTSCKVYEISAAIGYMNPHYFSKLFKERTGVSPLEYRNQ, from the coding sequence ATGTGGAATTTGCTCGTCGTTGAAGATGAATCCATTGCAAGACTGGGCTTGCGCTATATGGTGGATTGGGAAAAATACGGCGTCCATTGGCAAGCCGAAGCCTCGAATGGGGAAGAAGCGCTGCTGGCGATGGAGACCGCGCAGCCTATCCATATTATCCTTTCGGATATTCGCATGCCCGGCATGGACGGTCTCGCTTTTGCCAAGAAGGCGCTGGAGCGTTACCCGGACGTGCAAATTATTTTCATCAGCAGCTACGATAATTTCAACTATGCCAAGGAGGCCCTTCGCCTCGGCGCCGTCGACTATTTGCACAAGCCTACGATGGATGAGGAGGAGATTGGCGCTTCCCTGCTGAAAGCTGCGGCGAAGCTTGCCCAGACCACAGCTCCCCAGCCCGCCTATACGGAGGAGGAGAAAAATCAATATTTGCTGTCGTTGCTCGATGAGTATACGTTTCCTGAACAACCGCTGCTGGCGGAGCTTGAATCAGCCGCCTATGAGACAGGCTTTCGGCTTACCGTCTTCCGTAAACGCGATGATGCCGCAGCCATGCAGGATACCGGGCATTTTCGCTTTCGCTCCATTCAGCATCTCATTGCCGAATTTGTCATGAAAGAATGGGGCGGGCTCGTCTTCCATCGTAATTACCGCGAGGTAATATGGCTTTGTCCGCAGGCTGCGCACTTAAACGGTGCTATTCCCGCTCAAGGACATGGCGAACAAGGCGATGCCCACAAAGACGACAAAAAATGCCCCGCCGAATTAAACAAGCTGCTTGAGATGGTGCGGCAGAAAACGCTGGAGCTGCTGAATGTAGCGATCATCTGCTCGGTCAGCTCGCGCTACAGCACCCTTCAGGAGCTGCCGAAGGCTTATATGGAGACGCTGCTGCAGCTGCCTTTAAACGAACAAAGCGATAATTTTATCGTTCGAAAATCGAAGGCGTTTATCGACCAGCATTTACTGGAGGACTTGACGCTCGTAAAAGTAGCAACGGCCATTCATGTCAGCCCAAGCTATTTAAGCCGTATTTTTCAAAAAGAGATTGGGGAAAGCTTCAGCGATTATGTCATTCGCCACAAAATCGAGCATGCGCAGCAGCTTCTGCGCACGACAAGCTGCAAAGTATATGAAATTTCCGCTGCTATCGGTTATATGAACCCGCATTATTTTAGCAAGCTGTTCAAGGAGCGTACTGGCGTTTCTCCATTGGAATACCGCAACCAATAA
- a CDS encoding carbohydrate ABC transporter permease — MRQNRPVGRYVLEAFMLLLSLLFLYPLFLAINNSFKSFGEVMSDVIALPEKIIFENYAYVWQFINYPKLFMNNLVITVVGLAGIILVSSIAAYKLARTKTRMSGLIYLLCIMPMLIPFQSIMLTVLQFAKQLHLSESTWGLGVLYWGFGAPLAVFIYHGFVKGIPQEIDESATMDGASGFRLFFLVIFPLLQSVTTTIIIIDVMWIWNDFLLPLLMVNGSPDTKTLTLAAYTFVGQYTSDWQYAMTAMVMAVLPSIIVFIFLQKYIVKGVVAGAVKG; from the coding sequence ATGAGACAAAATCGCCCAGTCGGACGCTATGTGCTGGAAGCCTTCATGCTTCTGCTCTCGCTGCTGTTTCTATACCCGCTGTTTCTAGCCATAAACAATTCGTTCAAAAGCTTTGGAGAGGTGATGAGCGATGTCATTGCGCTGCCAGAGAAAATTATTTTTGAAAACTATGCTTATGTGTGGCAGTTTATTAATTATCCGAAGCTGTTCATGAACAATCTGGTCATTACCGTTGTAGGTCTTGCGGGCATTATTCTCGTCTCCTCTATCGCAGCCTATAAGCTGGCGCGTACAAAAACACGGATGAGCGGACTCATCTATTTACTCTGCATTATGCCGATGCTCATTCCATTCCAGTCGATTATGCTGACGGTGCTTCAATTCGCCAAACAGCTGCATTTGTCGGAGAGCACCTGGGGACTTGGCGTGCTGTATTGGGGCTTTGGCGCCCCACTTGCTGTCTTTATCTATCATGGCTTCGTGAAAGGCATTCCGCAGGAAATCGACGAAAGCGCGACGATGGATGGCGCATCTGGCTTTCGGCTGTTTTTCCTCGTTATATTCCCGCTGCTGCAATCGGTCACGACGACCATCATTATTATTGATGTGATGTGGATTTGGAATGACTTCCTGCTGCCGCTGCTTATGGTGAACGGCTCGCCGGATACGAAGACGCTGACGCTGGCGGCGTACACGTTCGTCGGCCAATATACATCCGACTGGCAATATGCAATGACCGCTATGGTCATGGCCGTGCTGCCTTCGATTATCGTCTTTATTTTTCTGCAAAAATACATCGTTAAAGGCGTCGTTGCCGGCGCGGTGAAAGGGTAA